One genomic segment of Ipomoea triloba cultivar NCNSP0323 chromosome 9, ASM357664v1 includes these proteins:
- the LOC116030006 gene encoding probable 26S proteasome non-ATPase regulatory subunit 3 translates to MTQDVEMKEQQPAPSNSVSSTDPSVFEHLKDIASLVEAGAYAREVRRIVRAVRLTIAVRRKLKTSALTAFLNYSLTPGSDVHARLSAYLPKEDELDMEVDIASQAPAKHLVPELEIYCYLLVLIYLIDQGKYSEAKACSSASIARLKTLNRRTVDVLASRLYYYYSLSYERTGDLAEIRGNLLALHRIATLRHDELGQETLLNLLLRNYLHYNLYDQAEKLRSKAPRFEAHSNQQFCRYLFYLGKIRTIQLEYTDAKESLLQAARKAPVAALGFRVQCNKWAVIVRLLLGEIPERTVFMQKGMEKALRPYFELTNAVRIGDLELFKTVAEKFSSTFSKDGTNNLIVRLRHNVIRTGLRNISISYSRISLVDVAKKLRLDSKNPVADAESIVAKAIRDGAIDAILDHGNGCMVSKETGDIYSTNEPQIAFNSRIAFCLNMHNEAVRALRFPPNNQKEKESAEKRRERQQQEQELAKHIVEDDDDEF, encoded by the exons ATGACTCAAGACGTTGAGATGAAAGAGCAGCAACCTGCTCCTTCCAATTCTGTGTCCTCCACCGATCCCTCCGTTTTTGAGC ATTTGAAGGACATTGCTTCCCTTGTTGAGGCTGGAGCATATGCTAGAGAGGTTAGGAGGATTGTTAGGGCAGTGAGGTTGACCATCGCGGTAAGGAGGAAGCTTAAAACTTCTGCCTTGACTGCTTTCCTGAATTATTCCCTTACACCTGGATCAGATGTCCATGCTCGGCTTTCTGCCTACCTGCCCAAG GAGGATGAGCTTGATATGGAAGTTGACATTGCATCTCAAGCCCCTGCAAAGCACCTTGTGCCAGAGCTTGAGATTTATTGCTACTTGCTTGTTCTTATATATCTAATTGATCAGGGGAAGTACAGTGAG GCAAAGGCTTGTTCTTCAGCAAGCATTGCTCGTCTAAAGACCTTGAACAGGAGGACTGTTGATGTTCTAGCTTCTAGGCTCTACTACTACTATTCTTTGAGTTATGAGCGTACTGGTGATCTTGCTGAGATCCGAGG TAACCTCCTTGCTTTGCACCGGATTGCAACACTGAGACATGATGAGCTGGGTCAG GAAACACTTCTTAATCTGTTACTCCGAAATTACCTTCACTACAACTTGTATGATCAAGCAGAGAAGTTGAGGTCAAAGGCACCCCGTTTTGAAGCTCATTCAAATCAGCAG TTTTGCCGGTACCTCTTCTATCTTGGAAAGATTAGGACTATTCAGTTGGAGTATACAGATGCTAAAGAGTCTCTCCTTCAAGCTGCCCGAAAGGCTCCAGTTGCTGCGCTTGGGTTCCGAGTCCAATGCAATAAGTGGGCTGTTATTGTTCGCTTATTACTTGGAGAGATCCCTGAAAGGACTGTGTTTATGCAGAAAGGAATGGAGAAAGCATTAAGGCCATACTTTGAGTTAACAAAT GCTGTTCGTATTGGGGACTTGGAGTTATTTAAAACTGTTGCTGAGAAGTTCTCAAGCACTTTCAGCAAGGATGGAACTAACAATTTGATTGTGAGGCTTCGACATAACGTCATTCGGACTGGGTTACGCAATATCAGTATCTCATACTCTCGCATCTCGTTGGTTGATGTTGCAAAAAAACTAAGATTGGATTCTAAAAACCCTGTTGCTGATGCTGAAAGCATTGTAGCAAAAGCAATTCGAGATGGTGCAATTGATGCCATATTGGATCATGGTAATGGATGCATGGTGTCCAAGGAGACTGGAGATATTTATTCTACAAATGAACCTCAGATTGCTTTCAATTCTAGAATTGCTTTCTGCCTTAACATGCATAATGAAGCAGTCCGTGCTCTTCGGTTTCCACCTAATAACCAAAAGGAGAAGGAAAGTGCAGAGAAGAGGAGAGAGAGGCAGCAGCAAGAACAAGAACTCGCCAAGCATATAgtagaggatgatgatgatgagttcTAA
- the LOC116030008 gene encoding trafficking protein particle complex subunit 2-like protein yields MIVCVAVVGHQNNPLYIQSFTEADDALKLHHIVHCSLDVVDERVNNPKKSGPTLNETFLGLLYPTENYKVYGYLTNTKVKFILVTTDLDVRDADVRNFFRRFHAAYVDAVSNPFHVPGKKITSRTFAESVSTIVKSFGLSSA; encoded by the exons AACAATCCGCTGTATATACAGAGCTTCACGGAAGCTGACGACGCCCTAAAGCTTCATCACATAGTCCACTGCTCTCTTGATGTTGTTGACGAAAGAG TGAACAATCCAAAAAAATCTGGCCCTACATTGAACGAGACATTTCTTGGTCTACTATACCCTACCGAAAATTACAAAGT GTATGGCTATTTGACAAACACAAAGGTGAAGTTCATATTAGTGACAACAGATCTTGATGTTCGTGATGCAGATGTGAGAAAT TTTTTCAGGAGATTCCATGCTGCATATGTGGATGCAGTTTCAAACCCATTTCATGTTCCTGGTAAGAAGATAACATCAAGGACCTTTGCTGAAAGTGTCAGCACTATTGTCAAATCATTTGGTTTGAGCTCAGCATGA